aaacattacactcacaaatgttctctccctctctctctctctgtctctctctctgacacgctctctttgtctttctctttctctctcacactctctcacactctctgacactgtctctctctctctctcacacacactctctctctctctgacaccgtctctctctttctctctctcacacactctctcKCTCTCTGAcaccgtctctctcttctttcagtCCAAATCTCCTGTGGAACATCCACGTTGTTCCGGAAATCTTATGTAACTGCTAATGACGACATTAAACACAACCAGGTGAGCTACAGtactacaaacacacacccacacacaaatacacacatgtgcatgcaggcatgcacatacacacacactaacattgctgcacgcacacacagacacgcacagatTTTTATGGCACGTCTTGTTAGCAAGTTACCTCCTTGGCATCTGGTGCCATGGTGATGGTTGTCATAGTTGCGTCTTCAGGAAGGTGGAGGTTCTGATAAGCTCTGATGTGTTCCGGAATCTTCACCAATGCCCCGCCCACAAACTGGAGAGCGTGAAACCGTGGAAACCTGAAACCACACCCCGCGCTTATCCAATTAAAAACCTTATCTTATCACCTCAGATGAAGTTAGACCAATTAAACGGCTCTGTGAAATGTGTCAACGTAAACTTAATACAGCCTCAATTTTGGAAGATGAAACTAACTGTATAGTTTCTGAGGTGTGATGAGTTTTTATTTCCTCTCCAGATCCCTCCTCAGCCCATGACCATAGCTCCGCAGGCAGACTGCTCCTCTACACCTATAAAAGACTACGACacgttccctccatccctccctccaacctTCCCTCCGCCGCAGAACCCCGGCCGCATGCTGGATGACTCCTTCTTCGAGCCTCCAGACCAGCCCCTCCCCCAGCCCCCGTCTCAGGCTGCCACTGACCTCCGGATGCACCTGGGCCTCAAATCCACTGGCAACTACGTGGACTTCTACTCTGCATCCCGGCCCTACTCCGAACTCAACTACGAGACCAGCCACTACCCGGCTTCGCCTGACTCCTGGGTCTAGAGACAGGAGTCACAACTTATCTCTGGTCCTGGAGAGACATAGGCTTGTGCAGGCTTTAGCTCCAGCCTTGCAGTAACAACACCTGATTCAAGTAATTGAAGTGTTATGAACAGTTGTTTTTAGGATATTAGGTttattagtgctgggctggaacaaaagcctccatggtcctgtagctctccaggactggGAGTGAAAACACTGGTGTAGAGTAaggtgggagtgggagtgggaggtTAATATTAGTTACTAACCGCAGCAGAGATtgagggg
Above is a genomic segment from Salvelinus sp. IW2-2015 unplaced genomic scaffold, ASM291031v2 Un_scaffold7296, whole genome shotgun sequence containing:
- the LOC112079233 gene encoding catenin delta-2-like, yielding MTIAPQADCSSTPIKDYDTFPPSLPPTFPPPQNPGRMLDDSFFEPPDQPLPQPPSQAATDLRMHLGLKSTGNYVDFYSASRPYSELNYETSHYPASPDSWV